In Capsicum annuum cultivar UCD-10X-F1 chromosome 7, UCD10Xv1.1, whole genome shotgun sequence, one genomic interval encodes:
- the LOC107878823 gene encoding uncharacterized protein LOC107878823 gives MANREDFINPNTSSPITVSDADSSYLLESSQIGSASGSLQNEGFLSGTDSSSAAVAVDAEFGFSRPDFRQSLLVGSVDFYERHVFLCYKNPQVWPPRIEAAEFDRLPRLLAAALVARKNDMKKQTQLTICEGHDGTETSNGDVLIFPDMIRYRRLTHFDVDTFVEEVLVKNGEWLPGNPEALTGWYIFVCCHGSRDRRCGVCGPAIVSRLQEEIVSNGLQGKVSVSPCSHIGGHKFAGNVIIFGRNANKEVSGHWYGYVTPDDVPQLLEQHVAKGEIVDWLWRGQMGLTEDEQKASQEHRLSVNGGTDMERGTKNSNEVGISTCGSQLEGRSCCQTNGNISCCQNTQLPDDADNFNLHQENAEFTSEKKKSFKRQISSVKGARPRKVCSMPTWYECWEREDTYAVLAVIGAAISVAFAYNCYRQLK, from the exons ATGGCTAACAGAGAGGATTTCATAAACCCTAATACTTCTTCTCCTATTACTGTTTCCGATGCCGATAGCAGCTACCTTCTAGAATCTTCTCAGATCGGTAGTGCTTCTGGAAGCCTCCAGAACGAAGGTTTTCTCTCCGGCACCGATTCCTCCTCCGCCGCTGTCGCCGTTGATGCTGAGTTCGGTTTTTCGCGGCCGGATTTTCGACAGAGTCTGCTTGTTGGTAGTGTTGATTTCTATGAACGGCATGTGTTCCTTTGCTATAAGAATCCACAAGTTTGGCCGCCGCGTATTGAAGCTGCGGAGTTTGATCGGTTGCCTAGGTTACTTGCTGCTGCTCTTGTTGCTAGGAAAAATGACATGAAGAAACAG ACTCAGTTAACAATATGTGAAGGGCATGATGGAACAGAGACATCAAATGGGGATGTGTTGATCTTTCCGGACATGATCAGATACAG GAGATTGACTCATTTTGATGTTGACACATTTGTTGAGGAGGTGCTAGTGAAAAATGGTGAGTGGTTACCTGGAAATCCTGAAGCTCTGACTGGATGGTACATATTTGTGTGTTGTCACGGTTCAAGAGATCGACGATGTGGTGTTTGTGGACCAGCTATAGTTAGTAGACTTCAGGAGGAAATAGTATCAAATGGTCTTCAAGGAAAAGTATCTGTTAGTCCATGCTCACACATCGGGGGACACAAGTTTGCTGGAAATGTGATCATATTCGGGCGAAACGCTAACAAGGAAGTCTCCGGACACTG GTATGGCTATGTTACACCTGATGATGTACCTCAGTTGCTTGAACAGCATGTTGCTAAAGGAGAAATTGTTGATTGGTTGTGGAG GGGGCAGATGGGACTAACTGAAGACGAACAGAAAGCATCCCAAGAACATAGGCTCAGCGTTAATGGTGGAACGGATATGGAAAGAGGTACCAAAAACTCAAATGAAGTCGGTATTAGCACATGCGGATCCCAATTAGAGGGTAGGAGCTGTTGCCAGACAAATGGAAATATCTCATGTTGTCAGAACACTCAACTACCAGACGATGCAGACAATTTCAATCTCCACCAAGAAAATGCGGAGTTTACATCTGAAAAGAAGAAGAGCTTCAAGAGACAAATTAGTAGTGTAAAAGGAGCTCGCCCTCGCAAGGTGTGCTCAATGCCTACATGGTATGAGTGCTGGGAGCGTGAAGATACATATGCAGTTCTTGCTGTTATCGGTGCTGCCATATCAGTTGCCTTTGCCTACAACTGCTACAGACAGCTGAAGTAG
- the LOC107878825 gene encoding SEC14 cytosolic factor, whose protein sequence is MVCITEDMIKQLQTLMDEIAEPLQKTFQNMHQGFPTETLVRFLKARDGSVSKAQKMLVDCLNWRIDNEIDQILAKPIVPSDFYRGVRDTQLVGMSGYSREGLPVVAVGVGLSTYDKASIHYYIQSHIQMNEYRDRVILPAASKKFGRYIGTCIKVLDMTGLKLSALNQIKLLTAISTIDDLNYPEKTETYYIVNAPYIFSACWKVVRPLLQERTKKKIQVLSGSGKDELLKIMDYASLPHFCKREGSGSSKHSRNGTNDNCFSLDHGFHQQLYDYTKQQALASEAFAPSKEGSVHVTLPEPDPDDAKIAETIESEFQRIGEKNGICQTFHEIKINGD, encoded by the exons GGATGAAA ttgctGAGCCACTGCAGAAGACTTTTCAG AATATGCATCAGGGGTTCCCAACCGAAACTCTGGTGAGGTTTCTCAAAGCTAGGGATGGCAGTGTCTCTAAAGCACAAAAGATG CTTGTTGACTGTTTAAATTGGAGGATAGACAATGAGATTGATCAGATACTTGCA AAGCCAATTGTACCCAGTGATTTTTACAGAGGAGTGAGGGACACTCAGCTTGTGGGGATGTCTGGATATTCAAGAGAG GGTCTACCTGTTGTTGCTGTTGGTGTAGGGCTCAGCACATATGACAAAGCATCG ATTCACTACTATATTCAATCACATATCCAAATGAATGAATATCGCGACCGTGTAATATTG CCTGCTGCATCAAAGAAATTTGGACGGTATATTGGAACCTGTATAAAGGTTTTGGACATGACCGGTCTAAAGCTTTCTGCTCTAAACCAAATTAAG CTCTTAACTGCCATATCTACCATCGATGACCTAAATTATCCTGAGAAGACGGAGACTTATTACATTGTTAACGCTCCATACATATTCTCAGCCTGCTGGAAG GTTGTGAGACCTCTTTTACAAGaaagaactaaaaagaaaatccAAGTGCTCTCCGGCTCAGGAAAAGATGAACTGTTGAAG ATAATGGATTATGCATCGCTACCACATTTTTGTAAAAGAGAAGGCTCGGGTTCATCTAAGCATTCTAGAAATGGTACAAACGATAACTGTTTCTCCTTGGATCATGGTTTCCATCAGCAACTCTATGATTATACTAAGCAGCAAGCACTAGCATCAGAGGCTTTTGCACCAAGCAAAGAAGGATCGGTCCACGTGACCTTACCTGAGCCAGATCCAGATGACGCCAAGATTGCTGAAACAATAGAATCTGAATTCCAGAGGATTGGTGAGAAAAATGGAATATGTCAAACATTTCATGAAATAAAGATTAATGGCGATTGA
- the LOC107878822 gene encoding probably inactive leucine-rich repeat receptor-like protein kinase IMK2: MDRSMSRIRDHSLLLVLVIIVFSISPFVSSSRSRTDGVIVKQSDFQALRAIKNELIDFRGILKSWNDSGLGACGGGWLGIKCVNGEVIAIQLPWKGLGGRISEKIGQLRALRKISLHDNVIGGVVPTSLILLPNLRGVYLFNNRLSGSIPPSIGRRSPVLQTLDLSNNQLTGTVSPNLANSARLYRLNLSYNALSGSIPVSLTRSSSLTFLALEHNNLSGFIPDTWGGMVSMNKSYQLQYLTLDHNRLSGKIPASISKLSMLEEINLSDNRINGTIPDELGGLSRLTVLDLSNNLIDGAIPASFSNLSALGTLVLKSNLLDNQIPEDIDRLKNLSMLDLSNNKFVGRIPATIGNISGLASLDLSENNFTGEIPNSLVSLENLTSLDVSYNNLSGIVPSLLSKMFNSSAFVGNLELCGYSPSTQCASPPPQTLPSPVSGVVKPRHRKLSTKDIILIVSGALLVVLLLLCCMLLCCLIRKKANSKAKNGSKASGLATTAGRGAKAVPEVGGTEVESGEAGGKLVHFDGPFVFAADDLLCATAEIMGKSTYGTAYKATLEDGNQVAVKRLREKITKGQKEFEAEVAELGKIRHPNILALRAYYLGPKGEKLLVYDYMPNGSLSSFLHARGPETTIDWPTRMRIAIGITKGICFLHTKENIIHGNLTSSNILLDEQNNPKIADVGLSRLMTTAGNTNVIATAGTLGYRAPELSKIKNASTKTDVYSLGVIILELLTGKSPSEATDGLDLPQWVASIVKEEWTNEVFDVELMRDAPNIGDELLNTLKLALHCVDPTPTARPEAPQVLQKLEEIKPELMLAATSSGDDGTAVQEKSE, translated from the exons ATGGATAGGTCAATGAGTCGAATCAGAGATCATAGTCTTTTGTTGGTTCTTGTAATAATAGTGTTTTCCATTTCTCCGTTTGTATCATCTAGTCGGAGTAGAACGGATGGGGTCATTGTGAAGCAGTCTGATTTTCAAGCTCTACGAGCGATAAAGAATGAACTGATTGATTTTCGAGGAATATTGAAGAGCTGGAACGACAGTGGTCTCGGGGCTTGCGGTGGAGGTTGGTTGGGAATCAAGTGTGTGAACGGGGAAGTCATCGCGATACAGTTACCATGGAAAGGATTGGGTGGCAGAATATCCGAGAAGATAGGACAATTGCGAGCGCTTAGAAAGATTAGTCTTCACGATAATGTGATTGGTGGTGTTGTTCCAACTTCTTTAATCTTGTTACCAAATTTAAGAGGTGTTTATCTGTTCAATAATCGACTTTCGGGTTCGATTCCACCATCAATTGGAAGAAGAAGTCCAGTTCTTCAGACTCTTGATCTTAGCAACAACCAACTCACTGGTACTGTCTCTCCAAATCTTGCGAATTCCGCCAGGTTATACAGACTCAACTTGAGCTACAATGCACTTTCGGGGTCTATCCCAGTAAGTTTAACTCGATCATCTTCTCTTACTTTTCTCGCACTTGAACATAATAATCTTTCTGGTTTTATTCCTGATACGTGGGGCGGTATGGTTAGCATGAATAAGTCGTACCAACTTCAGTATCTTACACTTGATCATAATCGTCTATCTGGGAAAATTCCAGCTTCGATTAGTAAGTTAAGTATGCTCGAGGAGATTAATCTGAGTGATAATCGTATTAATGGGACCATTCCTGATGAATTAGGCGGTCTCTCGAGGCTTACTGTTCTCGATTTGTCTAATAATCTCATAGATGGAGCTATTCCTGCTAGTTTTTCGAACCTTTCAGCTCTTGGTACTTTGGTTTTAAAGAGTAATCTACTCGATAACCAAATCCCGGAGGACATTGATAGATTGAAAAACCTTTCAATGCTGGATTTGAGTAACAACAAATTCGTTGGTCGTATTCCAGCTACTATTGGAAATATTTCCGGACTTGCCTCACTTGACTTATCTGAAAACAATTTCACCGGTGAAATTCCAAACTCTCTTGTTTCGTTGGAAAATCTGACTTCGTTGGATGTCTCTTATAACAATCTTTCCGGGATTGTCCCATCTCTTCTTTCTAAAATGTTCAATTCAAGTGCTTTTGTTGGAAATCTAGAACTTTGTGGATATAGTCCCTCAACTCAATGTGCTTCACCGCCCCCTCAGACTCTTCCTTCTCCTGTTAGCGGGGTTGTGAAGCCTCGCCATCGCAAACTTAGTACCAAGGATATCATTCTCATAGTATCAGGAGCTCTTCTAGTTGTTCTACTTCTTTTGTGCTGCATGTTACTTTGCTGCTTGATTAGGAAAAAGGCAAATTCGAAAGCGAAAAATGGTAGCAAAGCCAGTGGCCTAGCTACTACCGCAGGGAGAGGTGCAAAGGCGGTTCCGGAAGTAGGAGGGACTGAAGTTGAATCAGGTGAAGCTGGTGGAAAGCTAGTCCATTTTGATGGACCTTTCGTGTTTGCAGCAGACGACTTGTTATGTGCCACTGCAGAGATCATGGGGAAGAGCACTTATGGGACAGCATATAAGGCAACATTGGAGGATGGTAATCAAGTTGCTGTGAAGAGGCTACGCGAGAAGATCACAAAAGGGCAGAAAGAATTTGAAGCTGAGGTTGCTGAATTAGGAAAGATTCGACACCCAAATATTTTGGCGCTTAGAGCGTATTACTTGGGACCAAAAGGAGAAAAGCTTCTTGTCTATGATTATATGCCTAATGGAAGTCTCTCATCCTTCCTCCATG CTAGAGGTCCCGAGACAACGATAGACTGGCCTACAAGGATGAGGATTGCTATCGGTATAACAAAAGGAATCTGCTTTCTGCATACCAAAGAAAACATAATACATGGGAATCTTACGTCAAGCAACATACTGCTTGATGAACAAAACAACCCAAAGATTGCGGATGTGGGACTCTCCAGGCTTATGACTACTGCTGGAAACACCAACGTGATTGCCACTGCAGGCACGCTAGGTTATCGTGCACCGGAACTTTCCAAAATCAAGAATGCAAGTACCAAGACTGATGTCTATAGTCTTGGAGTGATCATTTTGGAGCTCTTAACTGGAAAATCCCCTAGCGAGGCTACGGATGGTCTCGATTTGCCACAGTGGGTAGCTTCCATTGTGAAAGAGGAGTGGACTAATGAAGTGTTTGATGTGGAACTTATGAGGGATGCACCTAATATTGGTGATGAGTTGCTTAATACATTGAAACTGGCTTTGCACTGTGTTGATCCTACACCAACTGCTCGGCCAGAAGCTCCGCAAGTACTACAGAAATTGGAGGAGATAAAACCAGAGCTGATGTTAGCAGCCACCAGTTCTGGAGATGATGGCACAGCAgttcaagaaaagagtgaataa